In the genome of Ptychodera flava strain L36383 chromosome 13, AS_Pfla_20210202, whole genome shotgun sequence, one region contains:
- the LOC139148017 gene encoding serine/threonine-protein phosphatase 4 regulatory subunit 1-like isoform X7, with amino-acid sequence MVTSALDATTPDELLTPIAKLEKYIDSDNVFNRQIVARGLLDTFRYVVDSPEEKETVVQALGHMADDVEPSVRAELMEQIPHIAMFCQDNRDYFPDTVSRCIIPMITRYLLDTNVQVRKTSQAAVLVLLEQELIEKSDVENHICPVLLHLTGPDSTDDYRTEAVALLTKMAPLLGSEITVRVVLPRFSELCTDSLFHIRKVCAANFGDICSVVGSKHTEDILLEKFEYLCEDGVWGVRKACAECFTQVSLSVSHEKRKEDLAPVFVRLLCDQSRWVRMAAFQALGPFISTFADPGRTGLALNQDASHSVKFDEDLIRTPEVETTTVDNQNKRNRHHHHQKNQKHHKSPQQNHPTFMEIDENTGTTSTVIFLNKDASALNDSTDEANDLEEENIRVGVGELAFSLGDEDHSDKKMDEYNTFQYWRNPLPTIDLKVEQLGTESDDENDIYTSTTEITIGESEESHNDSDRSSSENASSAQDSQPAEDSNATNTVSEVTEQVSEVNLSPANEQTPEAGTGVEHQVQEASVENPQTASVSETEEGNVESAEKKLHTASVNEVTELTETVPNIGSEQVISQTLNEKATNMTFVNGVVQDMYDGSETESDDSSYEDKCRKQDVIPSDLLEHYLSMIDPLRAQAVDTEIAKHCAFSLPGVAYTLGRRNWHCIKDIYETLASDMQWKVRRTLAFSIHEMAVILGDQLTSSDLVPVFNGFLRDLDEVRIGVLKHLADFLKLLKPELRKEYLIRLTDFLQTDNQRNWRFRQELAVQLILLCDLYQPSDVIENIFPIAIALAGDRVAEVRILAYKLLSVTLKKVNEDGALYRRFIDDIVNRYAQSTRWFGRQTFAHLCQNLLAEEAITNKQFVSELLPQLIKLSTDNVPNVRIAVARLLAQHIIPSEYFNSKDNPEQEPLQKVIAQLREDSDRDVRFYATCSNNAYINFSDMELDGKLKKHLA; translated from the exons GCAAATTGTGGCTCGAGGTTTGCTAGACACCTTTCGATATGTTGTCGATAGTCctgaagaaaaagaaactgtCGTTCAAGCTTTGGGGCACATGGCAGATGACGTTG AGCCATCTGTACGAGCAGAACTCATGGAGCAGATTCCACATATTGCAATGTTTTGTCAAGACAACAGGGACTACTTCCCAGACACTGTGTCAAGGTGCATCATCCCAATGATTACGCGATATTTGTTAGATACCAATGTTCAG GTTCGAAAGACCAGTCAGGCGGCTGTTCTTGTCCTTCTTGAGCAGGAACTAATTGAGAAGAGCGATGTTGAAAATCATATCTGTCCTGTGTTGCTCCATTTAACCGGCCCAGACAGTACAGACGATTACAGAACGGAAGCTGTCGCT CTTCTGACGAAGATGGCACCTCTTCTAGGATCAGAAATCACAGTGAGGGTAGTTTTACCAAGATTTAGTGAACTTTGCACAGACTCCTTGTTCCATATACGCAAG GTGTGTGCTGCAAACTTTGGCGACATTTGCTCCGTGGTTGGAAGCAAGCACACTGAAGATATTTTG ttggaaaaatttgaatatctaTGTGAAGATGGAGTGTGGGGCGTACGCAAGGCTTGCGCTGAGTGTTTTACTCAAGTTTCACTGTCTGTTAGTCATGAAAAACGGAAAGAAGATTTAGCACCTGTCTTTGTCCGGCTTTTATGTGACCAGTCAAGATGG GTCCGTATGGCGGCTTTCCAGGCATTAGGTCCTTTCATTTCAACCTTTGCCGATCCGGGCAGAACGGGTCTTGCGTTAAATCAGGATGCCTCACAttcagtgaaatttgatgaggaCTTGATTAGGACTCCTGAAGTAGAAACTACCACGGTAGATAACCAAAACAAAAGGAAtcgtcaccaccaccaccaaaaAAACCAAAAGCACCACAAATCACCCCAGCAGAATCATCCCACGTTCATGGAAATTGATGAGAACACCGGTACGACCAGCACGGTGATATTTCTTAACAAGGATGCCAGTGCGTTGAATGACAGTACGGATGAAGCCAATGATCTTGAGGAGGAGAATATTCGTGTTGGAGTTGGAGAGCTAGCGTTTTCTCTAGGAGACGAAGATCACTCGGATAAGAAAATGGATGAGTACAATACGTTCCAGTATTGGCGAAATCCACTACCGACAATAGATTTAAAAGTTGAACAATTAGGTACGGAAAGCGATGACGAAAACGACATTTACACTAGTACGACAGAAATTACAATAGGGGAATCTGAAGAATCACATAATGACTCTGACCGTAGCAGCTCCGAAAATGCTAGTAGTGCTCAGGACTCCCAGCCAGCGGAAGATTCAAATGCGACAAACACAGTGTCAGAGGTCACGGAGCAGGTGTCAGAGGTCAACTTGAGCCCAGCAAACGAGCAGACGCCCGAGGCCGGCACGGGTGTTGAACACCAGGTCCAAGAAGCTAGCGTTGAAAACCCTCAGACTGCCAGTGTTAGCGAGACGGAGGAAGGCAATGTAGAAAGCGCAGAAAAGAAACTGCACACTGCGAGTGTGAATGAAGTCACTGAGTTGACAGAGACTGTCCCTAACATAGGGAGTGAGCAAGTGATATCACAGACACTCAATGAAAAAGCAACCAATATGACCTTTGTCAATGGGGTCGTTCAAGACATGTACGATGGAAGTGAAACTGAAAGTGATGACAGCTCATATGAAGACAAATGTAGGAAACAG GACGTGATTCCATCAGACTTGCTAGAGCACTACCTCTCCATGATAGATCCCCTTCGGGCTCAGGCCGTGGACACAGAAATTGCCAAACACTGTGCCTTCAGCTTACCGGGCGTTGCATACACTCTTGGAAGACGTAACTGGCACTGCATAAAAGACATCTACGAGACCTTGGCGTCTGACATGCAG TGGAAAGTGAGACGAACGTTAGCATTTTCAATTCATGAGATGGCCGTCATTCTCGGAGATCAGCTCACCTCGTCAGATCTGGTGCCTGTCTTCAACGGCTTCCTGAGAGATCTCGATGAAGTTAGAATCGGTGTGCTGAAACATCTAGCAGATTTTCTGAAG CTGCTGAAACCGGAGTTGAGAAAGGAATACTTAATACGGCTGACAGACTTCCTTCAAACAGACAACCAAAGAAACTGGAGGTTTAGACAAGAACTGGCTGT GCAACTCATACTCCTGTGTGACTTGTACCAGCCCAGTGATGTCATTGAGAATATATTTCCCATAGCAATAGCTTTAGCAGGTGACAGGGTCGCAGAGGTCAGAATTCTAGCCTATAAACTG TTGagcgtgactttgaaaaagGTCAATGAAGATGGCGCCCTCTACAGACGATTCATTGATGACATTGTCAATAGATATGCGCAAAGTACCAGATGGTTCGGCAGACAGAC GTTTGCACACCTTTGTCAGAACCTGCTGGCAGAAGAAGCCATCACGAATAAGCAGTTTGTATCGGAACTACTACCACAGCTGATCAAACTCTCCACCGACAATGTACCCAATGTACGCATTGCTGTTGCTCGTCTTCTGGCTCAGCATATCATACCATCAG AATACTTCAATAGTAAAGATAATCCTGAGCAAGAACCACTGCAGAAGGTGATAGCACAGCTGAGAGAGGACTCGGACAGAGATGTCAGGTTTTATGCAACGTGTTCCAATAACGCCTACATCAACTTCTCAGACATGGAACTGGAT GGTAAATTAAAAAAGCATTTAGCCTGA
- the LOC139148017 gene encoding serine/threonine-protein phosphatase 4 regulatory subunit 1-like isoform X3 yields MGELSSLRDIVLLGNEGDFDSDDLCEDREDCGMVTSALDATTPDELLTPIAKLEKYIDSDNVFNRQIVARGLLDTFRYVVDSPEEKETVVQALGHMADDVEPSVRAELMEQIPHIAMFCQDNRDYFPDTVSRCIIPMITRYLLDTNVQVRKTSQAAVLVLLEQELIEKSDVENHICPVLLHLTGPDSTDDYRTEAVALLTKMAPLLGSEITVRVVLPRFSELCTDSLFHIRKVCAANFGDICSVVGSKHTEDILLEKFEYLCEDGVWGVRKACAECFTQVSLSVSHEKRKEDLAPVFVRLLCDQSRWVRMAAFQALGPFISTFADPGRTGLALNQDASHSVKFDEDLIRTPEVETTTVDNQNKRNRHHHHQKNQKHHKSPQQNHPTFMEIDENTGTTSTVIFLNKDASALNDSTDEANDLEEENIRVGVGELAFSLGDEDHSDKKMDEYNTFQYWRNPLPTIDLKVEQLGTESDDENDIYTSTTEITIGESEESHNDSDRSSSENASSAQDSQPAEDSNATNTVSEVTEQVSEVNLSPANEQTPEAGTGVEHQVQEASVENPQTASVSETEEGNVESAEKKLHTASVNEVTELTETVPNIGSEQVISQTLNEKATNMTFVNGVVQDMYDGSETESDDSSYEDKCRKQDVIPSDLLEHYLSMIDPLRAQAVDTEIAKHCAFSLPGVAYTLGRRNWHCIKDIYETLASDMQWKVRRTLAFSIHEMAVILGDQLTSSDLVPVFNGFLRDLDEVRIGVLKHLADFLKLLKPELRKEYLIRLTDFLQTDNQRNWRFRQELAVQLILLCDLYQPSDVIENIFPIAIALAGDRVAEVRILAYKLLSVTLKKVNEDGALYRRFIDDIVNRYAQSTRWFGRQTFAHLCQNLLAEEAITNKQFVSELLPQLIKLSTDNVPNVRIAVARLLAQHIIPSEYFNSKDNPEQEPLQKVIAQLREDSDRDVRFYATCSNNAYINFSDMELDGKLKKHLA; encoded by the exons GCAAATTGTGGCTCGAGGTTTGCTAGACACCTTTCGATATGTTGTCGATAGTCctgaagaaaaagaaactgtCGTTCAAGCTTTGGGGCACATGGCAGATGACGTTG AGCCATCTGTACGAGCAGAACTCATGGAGCAGATTCCACATATTGCAATGTTTTGTCAAGACAACAGGGACTACTTCCCAGACACTGTGTCAAGGTGCATCATCCCAATGATTACGCGATATTTGTTAGATACCAATGTTCAG GTTCGAAAGACCAGTCAGGCGGCTGTTCTTGTCCTTCTTGAGCAGGAACTAATTGAGAAGAGCGATGTTGAAAATCATATCTGTCCTGTGTTGCTCCATTTAACCGGCCCAGACAGTACAGACGATTACAGAACGGAAGCTGTCGCT CTTCTGACGAAGATGGCACCTCTTCTAGGATCAGAAATCACAGTGAGGGTAGTTTTACCAAGATTTAGTGAACTTTGCACAGACTCCTTGTTCCATATACGCAAG GTGTGTGCTGCAAACTTTGGCGACATTTGCTCCGTGGTTGGAAGCAAGCACACTGAAGATATTTTG ttggaaaaatttgaatatctaTGTGAAGATGGAGTGTGGGGCGTACGCAAGGCTTGCGCTGAGTGTTTTACTCAAGTTTCACTGTCTGTTAGTCATGAAAAACGGAAAGAAGATTTAGCACCTGTCTTTGTCCGGCTTTTATGTGACCAGTCAAGATGG GTCCGTATGGCGGCTTTCCAGGCATTAGGTCCTTTCATTTCAACCTTTGCCGATCCGGGCAGAACGGGTCTTGCGTTAAATCAGGATGCCTCACAttcagtgaaatttgatgaggaCTTGATTAGGACTCCTGAAGTAGAAACTACCACGGTAGATAACCAAAACAAAAGGAAtcgtcaccaccaccaccaaaaAAACCAAAAGCACCACAAATCACCCCAGCAGAATCATCCCACGTTCATGGAAATTGATGAGAACACCGGTACGACCAGCACGGTGATATTTCTTAACAAGGATGCCAGTGCGTTGAATGACAGTACGGATGAAGCCAATGATCTTGAGGAGGAGAATATTCGTGTTGGAGTTGGAGAGCTAGCGTTTTCTCTAGGAGACGAAGATCACTCGGATAAGAAAATGGATGAGTACAATACGTTCCAGTATTGGCGAAATCCACTACCGACAATAGATTTAAAAGTTGAACAATTAGGTACGGAAAGCGATGACGAAAACGACATTTACACTAGTACGACAGAAATTACAATAGGGGAATCTGAAGAATCACATAATGACTCTGACCGTAGCAGCTCCGAAAATGCTAGTAGTGCTCAGGACTCCCAGCCAGCGGAAGATTCAAATGCGACAAACACAGTGTCAGAGGTCACGGAGCAGGTGTCAGAGGTCAACTTGAGCCCAGCAAACGAGCAGACGCCCGAGGCCGGCACGGGTGTTGAACACCAGGTCCAAGAAGCTAGCGTTGAAAACCCTCAGACTGCCAGTGTTAGCGAGACGGAGGAAGGCAATGTAGAAAGCGCAGAAAAGAAACTGCACACTGCGAGTGTGAATGAAGTCACTGAGTTGACAGAGACTGTCCCTAACATAGGGAGTGAGCAAGTGATATCACAGACACTCAATGAAAAAGCAACCAATATGACCTTTGTCAATGGGGTCGTTCAAGACATGTACGATGGAAGTGAAACTGAAAGTGATGACAGCTCATATGAAGACAAATGTAGGAAACAG GACGTGATTCCATCAGACTTGCTAGAGCACTACCTCTCCATGATAGATCCCCTTCGGGCTCAGGCCGTGGACACAGAAATTGCCAAACACTGTGCCTTCAGCTTACCGGGCGTTGCATACACTCTTGGAAGACGTAACTGGCACTGCATAAAAGACATCTACGAGACCTTGGCGTCTGACATGCAG TGGAAAGTGAGACGAACGTTAGCATTTTCAATTCATGAGATGGCCGTCATTCTCGGAGATCAGCTCACCTCGTCAGATCTGGTGCCTGTCTTCAACGGCTTCCTGAGAGATCTCGATGAAGTTAGAATCGGTGTGCTGAAACATCTAGCAGATTTTCTGAAG CTGCTGAAACCGGAGTTGAGAAAGGAATACTTAATACGGCTGACAGACTTCCTTCAAACAGACAACCAAAGAAACTGGAGGTTTAGACAAGAACTGGCTGT GCAACTCATACTCCTGTGTGACTTGTACCAGCCCAGTGATGTCATTGAGAATATATTTCCCATAGCAATAGCTTTAGCAGGTGACAGGGTCGCAGAGGTCAGAATTCTAGCCTATAAACTG TTGagcgtgactttgaaaaagGTCAATGAAGATGGCGCCCTCTACAGACGATTCATTGATGACATTGTCAATAGATATGCGCAAAGTACCAGATGGTTCGGCAGACAGAC GTTTGCACACCTTTGTCAGAACCTGCTGGCAGAAGAAGCCATCACGAATAAGCAGTTTGTATCGGAACTACTACCACAGCTGATCAAACTCTCCACCGACAATGTACCCAATGTACGCATTGCTGTTGCTCGTCTTCTGGCTCAGCATATCATACCATCAG AATACTTCAATAGTAAAGATAATCCTGAGCAAGAACCACTGCAGAAGGTGATAGCACAGCTGAGAGAGGACTCGGACAGAGATGTCAGGTTTTATGCAACGTGTTCCAATAACGCCTACATCAACTTCTCAGACATGGAACTGGAT GGTAAATTAAAAAAGCATTTAGCCTGA
- the LOC139148017 gene encoding serine/threonine-protein phosphatase 4 regulatory subunit 1-like isoform X5 codes for MADIVLLGNEGDFDSDDLCEDREDCGMVTSALDATTPDELLTPIAKLEKYIDSDNVFNRQIVARGLLDTFRYVVDSPEEKETVVQALGHMADDVEPSVRAELMEQIPHIAMFCQDNRDYFPDTVSRCIIPMITRYLLDTNVQVRKTSQAAVLVLLEQELIEKSDVENHICPVLLHLTGPDSTDDYRTEAVALLTKMAPLLGSEITVRVVLPRFSELCTDSLFHIRKVCAANFGDICSVVGSKHTEDILLEKFEYLCEDGVWGVRKACAECFTQVSLSVSHEKRKEDLAPVFVRLLCDQSRWVRMAAFQALGPFISTFADPGRTGLALNQDASHSVKFDEDLIRTPEVETTTVDNQNKRNRHHHHQKNQKHHKSPQQNHPTFMEIDENTGTTSTVIFLNKDASALNDSTDEANDLEEENIRVGVGELAFSLGDEDHSDKKMDEYNTFQYWRNPLPTIDLKVEQLGTESDDENDIYTSTTEITIGESEESHNDSDRSSSENASSAQDSQPAEDSNATNTVSEVTEQVSEVNLSPANEQTPEAGTGVEHQVQEASVENPQTASVSETEEGNVESAEKKLHTASVNEVTELTETVPNIGSEQVISQTLNEKATNMTFVNGVVQDMYDGSETESDDSSYEDKCRKQDVIPSDLLEHYLSMIDPLRAQAVDTEIAKHCAFSLPGVAYTLGRRNWHCIKDIYETLASDMQWKVRRTLAFSIHEMAVILGDQLTSSDLVPVFNGFLRDLDEVRIGVLKHLADFLKLLKPELRKEYLIRLTDFLQTDNQRNWRFRQELAVQLILLCDLYQPSDVIENIFPIAIALAGDRVAEVRILAYKLLSVTLKKVNEDGALYRRFIDDIVNRYAQSTRWFGRQTFAHLCQNLLAEEAITNKQFVSELLPQLIKLSTDNVPNVRIAVARLLAQHIIPSEYFNSKDNPEQEPLQKVIAQLREDSDRDVRFYATCSNNAYINFSDMELDGKLKKHLA; via the exons GCAAATTGTGGCTCGAGGTTTGCTAGACACCTTTCGATATGTTGTCGATAGTCctgaagaaaaagaaactgtCGTTCAAGCTTTGGGGCACATGGCAGATGACGTTG AGCCATCTGTACGAGCAGAACTCATGGAGCAGATTCCACATATTGCAATGTTTTGTCAAGACAACAGGGACTACTTCCCAGACACTGTGTCAAGGTGCATCATCCCAATGATTACGCGATATTTGTTAGATACCAATGTTCAG GTTCGAAAGACCAGTCAGGCGGCTGTTCTTGTCCTTCTTGAGCAGGAACTAATTGAGAAGAGCGATGTTGAAAATCATATCTGTCCTGTGTTGCTCCATTTAACCGGCCCAGACAGTACAGACGATTACAGAACGGAAGCTGTCGCT CTTCTGACGAAGATGGCACCTCTTCTAGGATCAGAAATCACAGTGAGGGTAGTTTTACCAAGATTTAGTGAACTTTGCACAGACTCCTTGTTCCATATACGCAAG GTGTGTGCTGCAAACTTTGGCGACATTTGCTCCGTGGTTGGAAGCAAGCACACTGAAGATATTTTG ttggaaaaatttgaatatctaTGTGAAGATGGAGTGTGGGGCGTACGCAAGGCTTGCGCTGAGTGTTTTACTCAAGTTTCACTGTCTGTTAGTCATGAAAAACGGAAAGAAGATTTAGCACCTGTCTTTGTCCGGCTTTTATGTGACCAGTCAAGATGG GTCCGTATGGCGGCTTTCCAGGCATTAGGTCCTTTCATTTCAACCTTTGCCGATCCGGGCAGAACGGGTCTTGCGTTAAATCAGGATGCCTCACAttcagtgaaatttgatgaggaCTTGATTAGGACTCCTGAAGTAGAAACTACCACGGTAGATAACCAAAACAAAAGGAAtcgtcaccaccaccaccaaaaAAACCAAAAGCACCACAAATCACCCCAGCAGAATCATCCCACGTTCATGGAAATTGATGAGAACACCGGTACGACCAGCACGGTGATATTTCTTAACAAGGATGCCAGTGCGTTGAATGACAGTACGGATGAAGCCAATGATCTTGAGGAGGAGAATATTCGTGTTGGAGTTGGAGAGCTAGCGTTTTCTCTAGGAGACGAAGATCACTCGGATAAGAAAATGGATGAGTACAATACGTTCCAGTATTGGCGAAATCCACTACCGACAATAGATTTAAAAGTTGAACAATTAGGTACGGAAAGCGATGACGAAAACGACATTTACACTAGTACGACAGAAATTACAATAGGGGAATCTGAAGAATCACATAATGACTCTGACCGTAGCAGCTCCGAAAATGCTAGTAGTGCTCAGGACTCCCAGCCAGCGGAAGATTCAAATGCGACAAACACAGTGTCAGAGGTCACGGAGCAGGTGTCAGAGGTCAACTTGAGCCCAGCAAACGAGCAGACGCCCGAGGCCGGCACGGGTGTTGAACACCAGGTCCAAGAAGCTAGCGTTGAAAACCCTCAGACTGCCAGTGTTAGCGAGACGGAGGAAGGCAATGTAGAAAGCGCAGAAAAGAAACTGCACACTGCGAGTGTGAATGAAGTCACTGAGTTGACAGAGACTGTCCCTAACATAGGGAGTGAGCAAGTGATATCACAGACACTCAATGAAAAAGCAACCAATATGACCTTTGTCAATGGGGTCGTTCAAGACATGTACGATGGAAGTGAAACTGAAAGTGATGACAGCTCATATGAAGACAAATGTAGGAAACAG GACGTGATTCCATCAGACTTGCTAGAGCACTACCTCTCCATGATAGATCCCCTTCGGGCTCAGGCCGTGGACACAGAAATTGCCAAACACTGTGCCTTCAGCTTACCGGGCGTTGCATACACTCTTGGAAGACGTAACTGGCACTGCATAAAAGACATCTACGAGACCTTGGCGTCTGACATGCAG TGGAAAGTGAGACGAACGTTAGCATTTTCAATTCATGAGATGGCCGTCATTCTCGGAGATCAGCTCACCTCGTCAGATCTGGTGCCTGTCTTCAACGGCTTCCTGAGAGATCTCGATGAAGTTAGAATCGGTGTGCTGAAACATCTAGCAGATTTTCTGAAG CTGCTGAAACCGGAGTTGAGAAAGGAATACTTAATACGGCTGACAGACTTCCTTCAAACAGACAACCAAAGAAACTGGAGGTTTAGACAAGAACTGGCTGT GCAACTCATACTCCTGTGTGACTTGTACCAGCCCAGTGATGTCATTGAGAATATATTTCCCATAGCAATAGCTTTAGCAGGTGACAGGGTCGCAGAGGTCAGAATTCTAGCCTATAAACTG TTGagcgtgactttgaaaaagGTCAATGAAGATGGCGCCCTCTACAGACGATTCATTGATGACATTGTCAATAGATATGCGCAAAGTACCAGATGGTTCGGCAGACAGAC GTTTGCACACCTTTGTCAGAACCTGCTGGCAGAAGAAGCCATCACGAATAAGCAGTTTGTATCGGAACTACTACCACAGCTGATCAAACTCTCCACCGACAATGTACCCAATGTACGCATTGCTGTTGCTCGTCTTCTGGCTCAGCATATCATACCATCAG AATACTTCAATAGTAAAGATAATCCTGAGCAAGAACCACTGCAGAAGGTGATAGCACAGCTGAGAGAGGACTCGGACAGAGATGTCAGGTTTTATGCAACGTGTTCCAATAACGCCTACATCAACTTCTCAGACATGGAACTGGAT GGTAAATTAAAAAAGCATTTAGCCTGA